The bacterium genome window below encodes:
- a CDS encoding YmdB family metallophosphoesterase has product MKILFIGDVFGEPGRAAVRKKVPEWRRERGVDFIVANVENAAHGRGVTPKIIEELQAAGVNAFTAGNHLWDQKEIIPYLASSKVLVRPANYSAEAPGR; this is encoded by the coding sequence ATGAAGATCCTCTTCATCGGCGACGTTTTCGGGGAACCCGGCCGCGCGGCCGTCCGGAAAAAAGTTCCGGAATGGCGGCGGGAACGCGGCGTCGATTTTATCGTCGCCAATGTCGAAAACGCCGCCCACGGCAGAGGCGTCACCCCCAAGATTATCGAGGAGCTTCAAGCCGCGGGCGTCAACGCTTTCACGGCGGGCAACCATCTCTGGGACCAGAAAGAAATCATTCCGTATCTCGCGAGTTCCAAGGTGCTTGTTCGGCCCGCCAATTACAGCGCCGAGGCGCCGGGCCG
- the rny gene encoding ribonuclease Y → MESQTFVIIVSAAGALILGLVVGFFVRKNVLRREVESAEAKVKNLIQEAESKAKTIQKEAELSARDQIFKSKMEMEEEEKRRRQELSSIEKRIAVKEENLDRKMEQMERKEADVKRSEQSVDAKKKNIEDLEKKYQGMIEDSKQLLEKLSGLSAEEAKRLLVEKMSSEATHEAAKKIKQIEDEAKETADKKAKKIISLAIERMSGEWVQEASVSVVKLPSEDMKGRVIGREGRNIRALEQATGVDLIIDDTPGAVVVSSHNPIRREIARATLEKLLADGRIHPARIEETLDKVTQDVEKGIREAGQQALFDLDIHGIHPELVKLLGALKYRYSYAQNVLNHSIEVGFLCGIMAAELGLDPKLARRAGLLHDIGKAVSHEIEGSHAVIGGELAKKYGEPAAVVHGVWAHHEDIPQESVLDHLVEAADALSGARPGARMESAETYIKRLDDLEKIATSYDQVEKAYAIQAGRELRVMVQPERISDTDATILCKDIVKKIESQLTYPGQIKVTIIRETRAVDFAK, encoded by the coding sequence ATGGAATCACAAACCTTTGTGATAATTGTCAGCGCTGCCGGAGCCTTGATCTTGGGGCTCGTCGTCGGTTTCTTCGTGAGAAAAAACGTTCTGCGCCGCGAGGTGGAATCCGCCGAGGCCAAGGTGAAAAACCTCATTCAAGAGGCGGAATCCAAGGCCAAGACCATTCAAAAGGAAGCGGAGCTTTCGGCGCGCGATCAGATCTTCAAGTCAAAGATGGAGATGGAGGAGGAGGAGAAGCGCCGCCGACAGGAGCTGTCCTCCATCGAGAAGAGGATTGCCGTGAAGGAGGAAAACCTCGACCGCAAGATGGAGCAGATGGAGCGGAAAGAGGCCGACGTGAAGCGCTCCGAGCAGAGTGTCGACGCGAAGAAAAAGAACATCGAGGATCTCGAGAAGAAATACCAGGGCATGATCGAGGACTCCAAGCAACTCTTGGAGAAGCTCTCGGGGTTGAGCGCGGAGGAAGCCAAACGACTGCTCGTCGAGAAAATGAGCTCCGAAGCGACCCATGAGGCGGCCAAGAAGATCAAACAAATCGAGGATGAGGCCAAGGAGACGGCCGACAAGAAGGCGAAAAAGATCATATCCCTCGCCATCGAGAGGATGTCGGGGGAGTGGGTGCAGGAGGCTTCGGTTTCAGTCGTCAAGCTTCCGTCGGAAGACATGAAAGGACGCGTCATCGGACGGGAAGGTCGGAACATTCGGGCCTTGGAGCAGGCGACCGGGGTCGATCTGATCATCGACGATACTCCGGGCGCGGTCGTGGTGTCATCGCACAATCCGATTCGGCGCGAGATCGCCCGCGCCACGTTGGAGAAGCTCCTGGCCGACGGGCGTATTCACCCCGCGCGGATCGAGGAGACGCTCGATAAGGTGACGCAGGACGTGGAAAAAGGGATCCGTGAGGCCGGACAGCAGGCCCTTTTCGACCTGGATATCCACGGCATCCACCCGGAGCTGGTCAAGCTCCTGGGCGCCCTCAAGTACCGCTACAGCTACGCCCAAAACGTCCTCAACCACTCCATCGAGGTCGGCTTTCTCTGCGGCATCATGGCCGCGGAACTGGGTCTTGATCCCAAGCTCGCGCGCCGCGCGGGCCTCCTTCATGACATCGGCAAGGCGGTGTCCCACGAGATTGAGGGGTCGCACGCCGTCATCGGAGGCGAGTTGGCAAAGAAGTACGGTGAGCCCGCTGCTGTGGTCCACGGCGTCTGGGCCCATCACGAGGACATCCCCCAGGAGAGCGTTCTCGACCACTTAGTGGAGGCGGCGGACGCCCTCTCCGGCGCCCGGCCCGGGGCGCGGATGGAGTCCGCTGAGACCTACATCAAACGCCTGGATGATTTGGAGAAGATCGCCACGTCCTACGACCAAGTCGAGAAGGCCTACGCCATTCAGGCGGGACGGGAATTGAGGGTGATGGTCCAGCCGGAGCGCATTTCGGACACCGACGCAACGATTCTTTGCAAGGACATCGTGAAAAAGATTGAAAGCCAGCTCACCTATCCCGGCCAGATCAAGGTGACGATCATTCGCGAAACCCGGGCCGTCGACTTCGCCAAATGA
- a CDS encoding 5-formyltetrahydrofolate cyclo-ligase, translated as MCALESIQESKEDLRRRMKGLRESLKAHETLARSLEVGRRLFESSLLDRLTSVALYASVRGEVSTEWIFGQLQKRGCRTFFPRVTGERIEFVPVPDWGRLVPDRWEIPAPLEGESVSLEEVEAVLVPGVAFDEQGNRLGFGKGYYDRCLSGFQGRKIGLAYDFQVVPEIPRMETDLVCHWIVTETRTIRGIAKEEPSWNHKPL; from the coding sequence ATGTGCGCTTTGGAATCCATTCAGGAATCCAAGGAGGATCTTCGAAGGCGCATGAAGGGCCTTCGTGAATCCCTAAAAGCGCACGAAACCTTGGCGCGCAGCCTTGAAGTCGGGCGGCGTCTCTTTGAATCTTCCCTTCTTGATCGGTTGACCTCCGTCGCTCTCTACGCCTCCGTCCGGGGCGAGGTTTCGACGGAATGGATCTTCGGCCAGCTTCAAAAGAGAGGGTGCCGGACGTTCTTCCCTCGCGTCACCGGCGAGCGCATCGAGTTCGTTCCCGTCCCTGATTGGGGCCGACTGGTGCCGGACCGCTGGGAGATTCCCGCGCCCTTGGAGGGCGAAAGCGTGTCTTTGGAGGAGGTCGAGGCGGTCTTGGTGCCGGGAGTCGCGTTTGATGAGCAGGGGAACCGATTGGGATTCGGCAAAGGATATTACGACCGCTGTCTTTCTGGATTTCAGGGGAGAAAAATCGGTTTGGCCTATGATTTTCAAGTTGTGCCCGAGATTCCTCGGATGGAGACCGATCTGGTCTGCCATTGGATCGTGACCGAGACGAGGACAATCCGCGGGATCGCAAAAGAGGAGCCGTCATGGAATCACAAACCTTTGTGA
- the zapA gene encoding cell division protein ZapA, producing the protein MKKSHVVSILNQKLTLRSDASDETVTQIAALVSDRVREVMDASKSASMLTAALLVCMNMAEELRRFEETRGVQNARTAQKVRDIIRLVDMQLGAGSQLAL; encoded by the coding sequence ATGAAAAAGTCGCATGTCGTATCGATCCTCAACCAGAAATTGACGTTGAGGAGCGACGCGAGCGACGAGACCGTGACGCAGATCGCCGCTTTGGTTTCGGACAGGGTCCGCGAGGTGATGGACGCCAGCAAGTCGGCCTCGATGTTGACGGCGGCCTTGCTGGTCTGCATGAACATGGCGGAGGAGTTGAGGCGCTTCGAGGAAACTCGGGGAGTCCAAAACGCTCGCACGGCACAGAAAGTGCGTGATATCATTCGCCTGGTCGACATGCAGTTGGGCGCGGGGTCCCAGTTGGCTCTTTGA
- a CDS encoding cellulose synthase family protein, translated as MPHYSLFFLIFYFAILLLPSAFGLHRYYLLFLYYRLKKDKPSALPFESLPEAPWVTVQLPIFNERYVVPRLIRAVCAFDYPRERLEIQVLDDSNDETVAVVDREIAEWSRRGFLIRHVRRGDRVGFKAGALAHGLKEAKGEFVAVFDADFLPEPDFLKKVIPHFYGGSDIGMVQTRWEHLNRDYSLLTRAQAILLDGHFIIEHTARHRSGCFFNFNGTAGVWRKSCIGDAGGWSGDTLTEDIDLSYRAQMKGWRFVYLDEVVAPAELPVDINALKTQQHRWSKGSVQVAKKLLPSLLKGPYPWRVKMEAFFHLAANFNYLLMAILSFLLPVSIYVRREQGWYDMLWIDLPLFLSATWSVSVFYYHSQKKAYSDWFSRVKYIFFSLALGIGLCLNNSKAVLEGLIGKTGEFTRTPKYAVVNRSDSWKEKGYRGRLAFLSLVEIFLTLLYMVTVAYALSEGLYLSVPFLLLFVVGFGYSSLLSIFQGRGGVGSSITAPMEPSIEAQIS; from the coding sequence ATGCCGCATTATTCCTTGTTTTTTCTGATTTTCTATTTCGCAATTCTGCTCCTGCCGTCCGCTTTTGGGCTTCATCGCTATTATCTCTTGTTTCTCTATTACCGGCTGAAGAAGGACAAGCCTTCGGCCCTCCCTTTTGAGAGCCTGCCGGAGGCCCCTTGGGTCACGGTTCAGCTTCCCATCTTCAATGAACGCTATGTGGTGCCGCGCCTGATTCGAGCCGTCTGCGCTTTTGACTATCCGCGGGAGCGATTGGAAATCCAGGTCCTGGACGATTCGAACGACGAGACCGTGGCCGTCGTGGACCGCGAAATTGCGGAGTGGAGCCGAAGGGGATTTCTCATCCGTCACGTCCGAAGAGGCGACCGCGTAGGCTTCAAGGCCGGTGCCTTGGCTCACGGCCTGAAAGAGGCGAAGGGCGAGTTCGTGGCCGTCTTTGACGCGGACTTCCTGCCAGAACCCGATTTTCTCAAGAAGGTGATCCCGCATTTTTATGGTGGTTCGGATATCGGTATGGTCCAGACGCGCTGGGAGCACTTGAATCGAGACTATTCTCTTCTGACAAGGGCCCAGGCGATTCTCCTGGACGGTCATTTCATCATTGAACACACGGCCCGGCATCGGTCCGGTTGTTTTTTCAATTTCAACGGCACGGCCGGCGTTTGGCGGAAGTCCTGCATCGGGGACGCGGGCGGCTGGTCGGGGGACACACTGACGGAGGACATCGACCTCTCATACCGCGCTCAGATGAAAGGCTGGCGGTTCGTTTATCTGGACGAGGTCGTCGCCCCGGCGGAATTGCCCGTGGACATCAACGCACTCAAGACACAGCAACACCGTTGGTCGAAGGGGTCGGTGCAGGTCGCCAAGAAGCTCCTGCCTTCGCTCCTCAAGGGGCCTTATCCTTGGCGCGTCAAGATGGAGGCGTTCTTCCACTTGGCGGCGAATTTCAATTACCTGCTCATGGCGATCCTGTCGTTCCTCCTGCCGGTCTCGATCTATGTCCGCCGGGAGCAGGGCTGGTATGACATGTTGTGGATCGACCTGCCGTTGTTCCTGTCAGCGACTTGGTCCGTCTCGGTTTTTTACTACCATTCGCAAAAGAAGGCCTATTCCGACTGGTTCTCCCGCGTGAAATACATCTTTTTCAGCCTGGCACTGGGCATTGGTCTCTGCCTCAACAACAGCAAGGCGGTCCTCGAAGGGCTGATCGGCAAGACCGGCGAGTTCACGCGGACGCCCAAGTACGCGGTCGTGAACCGCTCGGATTCCTGGAAGGAAAAGGGTTACCGGGGCAGGCTGGCGTTCCTGAGCCTGGTGGAGATTTTTCTGACCCTCCTCTACATGGTTACGGTCGCCTATGCGCTGAGCGAGGGTCTGTACCTTTCCGTACCGTTTCTTCTCCTGTTTGTCGTCGGCTTCGGATATTCCAGTCTTCTTTCGATATTCCAAGGCCGCGGGGGGGTGGGGTCTTCCATCACGGCCCCCATGGAGCCCTCCATCGAAGCCCAAATTTCTTGA